CCTTGGCCTCTAAACGTCCTGAAaccgatttgaccaatttttggtggtatctgaagatattttatcccattcttcttgcaacactcaAGTCATACTTTTAAgtcataatcatattttaaagtcgtatgaaataaaactgaaatttttaaaaatgcattttatttttaacatttaattgcctaaaaattcaataatcttcCCAagcaagctggtcgccaaaggcggctagtaccgAATATTAATCTTAGAAACAAAACTCTATTCAAATATTCCAGATACAGATTTTAATACAGAAAGAGAAGAGTGGTGTGTTTATAGacttttctgcttttttaatttaaactgtttCAGACTATAATGCTTTTAAAGATTACAATCGCCAGCTTTTACTTAATCAGAACctgattttaaaacaatgcttGCGTCATAGCATACAGCTGGCTACATAGACGTGGTGATATTGACATCAAATACAAATCTGGCAGAAACactcaaaatgcaataaaaagagGATGATGGATTGATGGTACCCTtcattgaaactaaatttttctgCCTACCTTTTTAACTGtacattacttttattaatactgCATTATTTATCTAGACTTTTCTggattttaactttgttttacaTCCGGTATATTTTTAATCACTATagttaaatttagatatttcaacaattttattcacgaagataaattaaacttttcataatatttgaatgaatgaatttaaaattcattcaatttaaataaacatttgcttAACAATTGAATAGTGCAGAGTGTTTATTCCTCTCTTACGCTTCGAAATGGAAAATGGTAAGTTcgattgaatttatttctataatctgaattaataaaatttgaaaaattcttcttttaacaTGATATCAAACCATCAGTTTTgtattgtgataatttttttaataatttttatttcttacaccaacaataaattggataaaaaaattaaaattttaaattagaatttgagaaattaaatttcacattttttttgttcagaGAGTAAATGTTCATCTTATATAACGAACGCTATTTGTTTAATTCTGCAaggattattttttctaaaagatatCAAGGTACATTGAAGAAACCTGAATGTATATTTTGGGTACCTTTCTTTTGACTGATTTAGATCATACTAAATCCCAGTGATTATAGTCTTTGCATTTTCGAGTTGTCGTGTAATATGCACGCGAATGTATAGACTGGCATCTAGCTGATTTTAATAATCTTGTTCACTTGCATTTGGACTGACAGACTTAAAatcttcctttgaatggattttgtttcaaaatttgatagaaatccacgaatttgatgtaaagatcactcaccaaatttcatccatcttgttcaaagtgtttttgggttgcagacagacgtaattccaaaaatgtttttctcgaaCTCGGAAAAGACTTTTGGAAAAGATTTGTCAAAGTTTCATGTTTGAATTTATAGCGATAATAATCTCTTTGTGCACttcgtattaaaaattaataattataaaaaaaataatgaaagtgggAAATTCTGgtagctttttaatttttcagcaagAGAATCTCTATCTTTTGGAAACAGAACTAGAAGAAAAAACTAAAGGATTGCTTTGGCAGTAATTAAAGACATGTATTGTTATAGATAGTAGATCCTTACaagaatgtaattcaaaattaaaaaatgctttttaaaattgatttaaaatggtgagaaaataattaaattttgaaaccttgcataaatacaatttactacATCTCCTCCTTTCAGAAACTTCGTACAGTAAGGTTCATTGCTGGTATCgattttacaaagaaagaaaagcttaaaatatatttaaattttccacaaacttgattaatcataattttaaataaataatctatggCAAGTATTCAAATTTACTGTATgtagtttattttgtaattaactacgaggggaatattttttttcaagctcGGATGGATCATAAATAGAAGACAAGTGTAGagaacaaaatgattttattaccaaaaattatgGTTACTTTTTGGCTTAATCTCTGTAAAGATTTTGGTTTTCCTCagcataatttagaattattcccGGAGTTATAAACTTggtaaaatgacaaaataataacTCGCGCTAATACGGaggtttaaaagaaattaaactcaTTCGTATATGATGAAGATTCTGAAACGCGCattgaattactaaatttttagttttaagattaattgatttaaatataaaataattacaaaaaacacATGGAAATATTTCAGTATCTAAAATGCACTTATATTAATTATCATAggaattaaaatagcaataaatgttccaaataggatgtgtcatttaattaagaaattaagaaaaatcattgGTCAAAGGATTAAGATCCATCTTACATTACTGGCGGCAACGATTGTTAAAGATGGCATAGGAAAACCTGATCCAACAATATGACAAATGTATGAATCTTCATGACGATTATGTCTAAGGATAACAATGATTGTAAGTAACTTctagtaataaattcattttggtCTCTAATAtagttgaaacttaaaaaaaaagacatttcgtAGACTTCATAGGAGAACTAAAAATCAAATcacaaataaatcttaaaaaataccatgtattaaaaataagatgtacatattatgaatgataaaatccTTATTTAGTGTGTCCCTTATTTCGCCAAGGTTGCCAACAGTACAAAGTCGCCAATCAAGATATCTGACTATATAAACAATATTGTGAAACAGTTAGTTACtcacaatttttgttaaaattatgagatttattgATCACGTTTGTTTTatgtgataatttttctttttgaacctTTATGTATCACAATAGCTGAATCttctttgaattttgtaataacgaatttttttcaaaccgGCTGCGCCAATCTCAACTATAGACAATAAAATTCGAACACGCATTCGAACGTCTTCGGCACCTCAAGAAGGCgctgaacataattattttaccttaaaaaaactAGAAGCAGGAGGAACGGGAAGTAGTTTCGCTAGCTCATTAAACTTAAGGAGTCTAAGAATGGGAAGAACAGCACAAGGAAAgataaaagcttgaaaaaataaataaatccattcctaatttgaaggaataaataaCTTATTCGGTTCAACTAATTCTTCATTTGTCCATTTCCAAACGACGTACAGTCGgcatatatatttcgaaatgtaGACATCGTTCATATAcaaatgaacaaattattttgccgagtttacactcggccagttataagatggccagtaggcagcgcaagCGTTGAAAGGCTAAAAATTGCTGTTCattcgatggcaagtaattgccTGATGGGACAACAGCATGCCGCTgtgctgtatttttttcttactacgCATGCGTTTGAAGAATTtggcgggattttttttttggtgtgaaaAATTGATCACTTcttatagattaattccgacaatTTTTGCGCTTTGTTCTTACTAATGcaagattgtgtgtgtgtgtgtgtgtatgtgtgtgtgtgtgtgtgtgtgtgtgtgtgtgtgtgtgtgtgtgtgtgtgtgtgtgtgtgtgtgtgtgtgtgtgtgtgctttatttaacatttcttttttatagttttccaaatttaggtatgtttatcttttttttcttcttttttttactttaccatgtttttttgtgtaaatctccatcattttaatatgatacacaacaataaagtaaaattcagGGAAGCCAAAACGGTAATTTATAGCCAAGCCCTAAATGCCTgaatttatcttatgaaattgtggcacacctaaatcagtccctttctgcgcatgcgctgccaactggccgtcttataactccCGAGAGTAAACCCGGCATTTATGTACATGCTTATCTTCTATTAATTTCTGCTGTATAAAATATACAGGAAGTATTTTATCGTCAACAAAATTGAACTCAAGAATGTCACGAATCCTCACGTTTCTGTTCTTCCGTAgcttgaaaaacatatttttggcattatttctGTACGTTTTTCTCTGAagacgataactgaaaaacgctttgagctaaacggatggaCTTCagactaaatttgtaaatttttatcaaatttggaataaaattcattcaaaagaaatctgtctAGACCAAATGAGTTCGATTATTACAAAACGTAAATAGCTAACTGGATAAATTTGGTTCGCAGGTGTACATCAAAAATccagattattatcaaattttgcactAAATCATCAAAGGGTTGGATGTCTGTTGATTTGTTCTTTTGCATGCACGTAAATGCAATAACGTTATGCCTTAAATTAGGGAAATTCGGTAAGAGATCTTCtcattacaattgtagttttgtgtcaaactttGGTGTCCATTGGCGGAAAAAAAGTTGTCCAAAATACATATCTGCGCgaaggattcaataaaaatatatgtagtaaCTAATTTTCGCCAATTCCATGCAAGGCATTTGTAACCTTATTCAAggtttcaaattcataattttatgctgAGGGAGAGGGATAAGATcttttattggagaatatacgagaaagtttagaGAAGACCAGTCCCGCTGGTATAAACATAACGTTACACGTTGACATACAGTATGTAGTTGTGCTTCTCGTTCCAGATATGTCCCATTTCTTTCCCGATATATTGAATTCCTAAAAAATAGTTTGCAATTATCCAATAAAAACtcataaagttttgaattaatatttcctaatatttaaaattaatatttcaaataatttattcctgtatgcttcttaattttttttcgcagGCTGTGTATCATCTGTAAACGATGTGCATCCTGAAAATTTGTTCAAAACTATCTATAATGCAAAACGTTcgatctatgaaaataaaatttgacacccAATTATTTCTTGAGTTGTAGGTACTCactaaagaatgatttttttaaaaatttttatttaaaaagataatattttgatagttttCCATTGAAACTTTGGAGCAAATTAACTCATAAATCTCTTTATCACTCGTCtgtaaaagtaaagaataaaattgctttttcaatcatacaatattttctttcgcatattttttaacctaaatttaaggaattaattcatttttaagcatattttaaaacaacattccTCGTTTTATTCGTGCATTTATTCACATACAAATTGCAGCCATGCTATATAATATTTGTACTCAGATTATCACTTCTATATAATAGATAGTTAAAGATAGACGAATCGGACCTTAAATATTGCAAATCTTCGATGTTTCGGTCTACAATGTCGAATGctttttaagctttttatttttttgatttctcagcattaaaaaaataaatgtggaatTGAGATCGGTTTTTGGTAGTTTTTTGTTATTGCTACTGCTATATTCTGACATGAAAATCCAATGGGATAAACAAAGCACTTTGGTGTAGACTATAACTCCTtatcaaacttttcaaataagagtttagaaattaatattgtaaattaacaGGATTTCAGCAATAGCTGGTTTAGAacggtttaaaaattttttggttcAGTTGCTTAGCTTAAGGCACTGCAATTCAATAAATTACTTGAATAGTGAACTTTTGGGATTTTTCAAATCCTAAagattcactttttatttttagctaacttatatttcttattcgcttatatatagatatttcgcTTTTGTCATTTTTACGTAAGAGCATTTTTACAATACCGTATTGcacatgtaattaatatttaaatgctatatttacAATATCCTAAAATTATCtttggaaaaattaatgaatctgtactactcaaatacaaaaatactaaatttcagaaattgGGGGAAAATTTTAATTCGAGTTGAATCTGGATTacaatttactatatttatttctctcaaaaattgCGAACAAGGATTGGATTGTTagttttaatggcacaagagccagaaaAAGCTATACTGCGCCATACATATGGTcaataagaaaactaaaattgtATAGAAAGTTTAAAGAGCGTACAATAAAGTAAAAGGTGGATAAAGTTCAATGACTGTAGAACAATGCGGtaatgtgtttgaaaaaaaattaatatagagtTTTAGATGCAATGGTAAAATccagttgcttttaaaaacttaaaaatatttttgtgcgaACAAAGGATCCATACTTGCtgtatattcaaacattttacaataataatcaaaacataaTTTAGTTCTTAGTTCATCCgtgtttacttttttctttcaaattaacttttcagtaaacgtttatttttttaaagcagaatctTCTAAAAAAGTGTTGGATCCTGAGTTATATAGTGCAAAACGAACACCATTGGaccatgtgaaatattttatctccGAAAAGCTTCGTCAATTAGGATGGGGTCAAACAGAAGAAAAGGAGGTTGTATTGGACGTTGGCTGCGGACCAGGAGGAAACACCCTTCAGCTGATTTTGCCTCTATTTCCTCAAGCTGAGAAGATATTTGCAATAGATTTTTTACCAAACATGATAGAGTTTGCACGGATTCATAACTGCCATCCACTCATTGAGTACAATGCGGCCGATATCGAAAATTGGTAtatcaatttcttattaatttatttttccccagaaaaatatttttataatagattaattAAGAGTAAAGTGTCCATCCTatccagaattttaatttaaaaaaaggaattttcgtctgttttaaagtaatttgaatgGAAGTTCTGTGTTTCCTATCTATATTCATTTAACTTTGATTATTACACATTTATTGATATAATAggactagaaaataaaattattcgatgGATGATTACAGGACATGTATATTAGTTCGGAGATACAATGATATCCTAATATCGTATTGTACAATAACTGTATCTGTCCGAAAGCAAAGGATAATATTCAATAAGGAAATATCTGCGACCCATCAAGGAAAATACTGAATATTCTTAATGAGTTTTTAACGTGAATAATCAATGAATTATGCTGTAAATCAACTCTCATTAACAGTTTTGTAAATTGCTTGTATAGATCACAAATGGCTTAGTCGGTGGTGAAGCAACGGAATTGGGAGCAAGGGAATATGGTTGTCCCGGGCATCAGTCTTAGGAGCTGCTAAAGACATAAATGTTAAtgcttttatatacttttaaatctaaatattgcGAGGGGCGGTAAAATAACACAAAGCCCCGTGCGCCATTTACATTCGTTAAACTACCGAGGTttattaagaacaaaaatatactaaaataaccCGGGTCCATTTTCTCTCTTTCCGCCCTTGGGCctaattgcgatttttttttttctattttgaaccctaaatagtttaaaatttaattatatgaatatatgccCTGATTGTggacaattaaatttatcttcgtgaaaaaaatataaagaggaCTCCAAATTAAACAGGAAACATCTCTATAAAGAAAACTATCCGGCCTGTTTCACCTAAATTTCGTTTACATGCTCTTCTgagtatacaatttttatttctaaaattaaaatttagtacatacaAGATGTTTCATAAATTCgtgtaaacttcaaaaaaatcgtaataaaaaaagtgttactCGAAAAAAGTCGTGAGCCATCACCACAAGGCATTAAGTAAGATGAGGCGTATAACTACGTCTATTACAACTGAGTGTAGCATATCAGCATCGATGCCACTGACGACCCATTGGAtggtatattttaatttcgtCAAAGTAGCTGGAGATCCCAAGTAGATACGAGACTTTAGATATACCCACAATCGGAAGTCTGCAGGAGTAAGATCTGGCGATCTTGAAGGCCAAATAATCTTGCATCCTTGATTTATTAGTCGGTCCTCAATGAATGTGTCTAAGAGGAATATCTTGATGTCACCATGCAGTGAAAAGTAGCTATGTCTATCCATATGATGTTCAGCAACCATTGTGGGTCATGTTCCATTTATACAACCGCCTGTTGCAAAAGCTTATCTTTCATCGGAATCTACTGGCAATAATTGATGAAGGTGCCCATATACTGTACGAATTACTGTTTCAAAATTCAGTGCAGAATGTTTTGAGTCGACGTTTCCGAAATCTCCGTTACTCTTTCGACTTCATGTGCATTGATACTTCCCGTTAATGTCTCAGCTGCAAAATTTCCCATTACAATTTGTATAACAGGGACGCGGACTGCCCTGACGGATAGTCTACCACTTCGTGGATAATAGTCCAAACTCCCCATTTCCTCAAAACGGGAAATACATACTAAATTCAGTGTCCCATTCGATGAAATAAGGCTTTTATTCATCTTGATTCCTTTCACCATGCGAAACTTTCAAAATGTAGATTCAGCgttcttataaaaaagttttaccAATAATACCGATTGGGTAGCAATAGCATGCTGTTGGTCTCGAATGACAGTTCCATTTTCAGCTTTGTGTTTTATAACTGATTTCCCTGAACCTTCTCGGTTTGACGTGTGAGCGCAATTTATCGGTCAtattagaatgataaaaaaaaccaaagactttttttaacatatttccaCAAACCGCAATTCTTTTTCAagcattattatgattttttgaagtttgcacgaatttatggcgcactctgtatttttttttttttttttagttacaagaAAATGGGACTGCGGAGCagataatttacatatttcttaagATGCGTAATATCATCTCTCTAAATAGTtacgatgtatttttttttcttaaaacgaGGACTCTGccatgaaattgattttattagagTGCGTTATACTATTTTATCAACGAAATAGCAATGATTTTGATGCACTTAAAGATTTCGGCGTACCAAAACTATATGCAGACAATTAAtagcctttaaaaaaatattttcattttaaagaaaccgAACATTCGCCACTAAATCCAGACGAGGCTGTAAACTAATTCGATTGTAGAAAGTTAAAGAAGTTGTAACTGCAGTTGGGGAGAAGCGATCAACAAATATGCATAATAGAATAGTGTACTTGCAATATGATGGAAAATTGTATGTACCATATTCATCAGTGTGGAAAGTTAggataaatgatttgaaatttcatccgtttaaGATATCTCATATTCAGTGATTGCTTTCTAGTCATAAGGAAGTGTGGAAAAACATTTGCTTTGATATTCATTGCTTGGATGATGAATAGTCTGGGAGTATTCCTGAGGAAGTTCCTTTCAACTTGAATGATACTGTAAAATACATAATTGATCCGACATAAATCCTTATGTTCATCAACAAATTCCGTCACAGGTTCCAAAATTGGCAGTGTGTTGAGGTTTCATCTCAGTTTCCACCATTGGACTTTTCTTCTTTGAATGAAACATAGTCTGGGGTAAAAACTTGTTTTGATAAGAATTGGTGTTAACCGTTTATCATTTCAATAGACAAACCTATCTAAATCTTTGTGACTTTTGATTGTGGTATATTTAAAGGGCTGCGCTTATAAAGGTAATGTTCCATTCTTAGTTAtcttaaagacaaaattttactacatgAATACCACTTCCAAGAGAATGACTTACATTCTACCAGTGGTGTGTATCGAACGAAACCTATGTGTGCTGTATATCGAACGAAATTCCTAGGGCAAAGAAACGTAGGATATATCGAGCCTTATCTGTGATGCTAGTGTGGTTCCAATGTGATAGCAGTAAAATTATTGCACAAATTCTTTTAATCGTATTGtctaatttgttattaatttcattttattgtaataaaagttattgcatattaaaatactttCCCATTGTTGATATTCattgtacagtagactcccgattatccgcgcctgctgcacaaagtttttttttttttttttttgactgatttcttcaaaaaggtgcagttttacagttatgtttttgtaattacataatacattacagtatgaAAACAgtgcatatgtattaatttttctgtgtatccttgacgccttccgtaagtacaaagcacttttctgttttcattaacaaaatgcattttagattagttttgagtgatatactaaaatagtaagcgttatttaaacatttcctgctgtttattttacgttttattgtacataaaacgatttttcaaagtttgaatgacttttttctcttttgctatacccatttttagcttttttcggattatccgcgatttttgttatccgcggcggccgcgccacccaattccgcggataatcgggagtttACTGTATCTCCTCATAATAGTGCACACTGACAATCGTTGTCATACATATTAAGCAATTTGTAAAGTGTCTGCTTATTAATACTTTTCCCACTATTAACGGCCGGAATATGAaccattttcttttagaaatcaaAACCGACTGTCCAGGAGAATATGTGTACTAAATTTCGGTGAAATTGGCGATGTAATCTTCCTCTCAAAGAAGTATAGACATCTCctgtttaattttgatcaccCTTCACAATTACCTGCTTGATTTAGAATGGTAGTTTAGTCAGTAGAATGAcggctgaatttttattttcatctgaatGATGATTCATAAGAATGATTCAATTGTGATgcatttctcaaatcattttagTGTTTCTTTATATAGCAACATCATTAAAACATATCGCAGCCACACCAttctattgagaaaatatttagataacacGCTTAAACGAACTGTTATCAGCTATTTTATAGATCCGATTCCTAACTAGTAATCTAAACAATGACAATATTGAGTTCTTATTATCTAAGAATTCTAAATTCGTTTAGTTGATCCGAAAAGACCAGGTATCTTCAAAATAGAAtgggtattttttctttaaatcttctatatttaaaaacattttttaggtCTATGGTTCAACAATGGAAAGgtcaaatatctaaaattatcagTATTCATTGCGTCCAGTGGCTGAAAGATAAGAAACAAGGTTTCCAGAATATGTTTGAACTCTTAAAACCTGGTGGTGAAGTGGCTTTCTGCCTGGTCATGGAATCGCCTGTGTATGCCTCAATTCTGGCATTGAAAAGCAATTCTAAATGGAACAAATTCGTCAAAGTGAGTAACTTTTTGATCCTTGTTATGTTAAATTCGCAAATTTAATATcaccaaatgataattttttgttttattttacaggaTGCTGATGATTTTGTTTCCGATGATCATATTAATAAATACGAGTCTTCACGCTACTTAAAATTGCTGATGGAACTAGGATTCGACGTCCTGTATTTCGAACAAGGGGTGAAATCGGATCCGTTTACTTCAGATGAAGAATACCGAGGTAAATATGCTTTCAATGATATATCTTCTTACtagagataaaattaattttctaattacgAGAAGTGACTTTTAAAGTGTTCTCTACATCTTTCAACTGCAAGAAAAATTGCTGTTTCtgatataattatgtattaattacaattttatgggAAGTAAGCTCTCATTATTTGAATAAACGATGTTGACAGACGgtttaaaaagtcttttcaagTTAAATTTATGATCACTTCTTTATGTTCAATAGTTCTCTCCGAAAACATTTAGATTTGTTTAATACTCTTTGCTGGTAGTCATCGCGTTTGCTTCACCTGGCGATGGCTAATACAAATTTGTGTAACTTTTGCCAGCTGATAAAGCTTGTAAATCTATCAACTTcgtaaaaagaaaagattattaattttctcaataaaatgttGTAGTAATTGTCAGGTGAAAATATGATTCAAGAAGTCTAAACTCAATAATGGATAACGACGCTTTTATCCATAAAATTTGCGggacaggtaaaaaaaaaaacatcaaggTTACACAATGAACGGCA
The Argiope bruennichi chromosome 6, qqArgBrue1.1, whole genome shotgun sequence DNA segment above includes these coding regions:
- the LOC129972248 gene encoding juvenile hormone acid O-methyltransferase-like isoform X1, encoding MTIMSKDNNDSESSKKVLDPELYSAKRTPLDHVKYFISEKLRQLGWGQTEEKEVVLDVGCGPGGNTLQLILPLFPQAEKIFAIDFLPNMIEFARIHNCHPLIEYNAADIENWSMVQQWKGQISKIISIHCVQWLKDKKQGFQNMFELLKPGGEVAFCLVMESPVYASILALKSNSKWNKFVKDADDFVSDDHINKYESSRYLKLLMELGFDVLYFEQGVKSDPFTSDEEYRDFFASICALVPHVPSDQREEFKDDMFQEMLNRNGRDSSGRPVHRANIIEVVARKKSV
- the LOC129972248 gene encoding juvenile hormone acid O-methyltransferase-like isoform X3 — encoded protein: MENESSKKVLDPELYSAKRTPLDHVKYFISEKLRQLGWGQTEEKEVVLDVGCGPGGNTLQLILPLFPQAEKIFAIDFLPNMIEFARIHNCHPLIEYNAADIENWSMVQQWKGQISKIISIHCVQWLKDKKQGFQNMFELLKPGGEVAFCLVMESPVYASILALKSNSKWNKFVKDADDFVSDDHINKYESSRYLKLLMELGFDVLYFEQGVKSDPFTSDEEYRDFFASICALVPHVPSDQREEFKDDMFQEMLNRNGRDSSGRPVHRANIIEVVARKKSV
- the LOC129972248 gene encoding juvenile hormone acid O-methyltransferase-like isoform X2; the protein is MENAESSKKVLDPELYSAKRTPLDHVKYFISEKLRQLGWGQTEEKEVVLDVGCGPGGNTLQLILPLFPQAEKIFAIDFLPNMIEFARIHNCHPLIEYNAADIENWSMVQQWKGQISKIISIHCVQWLKDKKQGFQNMFELLKPGGEVAFCLVMESPVYASILALKSNSKWNKFVKDADDFVSDDHINKYESSRYLKLLMELGFDVLYFEQGVKSDPFTSDEEYRDFFASICALVPHVPSDQREEFKDDMFQEMLNRNGRDSSGRPVHRANIIEVVARKKSV